ggggctcaccGGGAGGGGCCCCGGCGAGAGAGCGCGTGGGTGCGTGAGTGCCTGTGTGCGCCCGCCCTTTGCTTGCTCGGGGTGTCCGCCTTTGTCCCCCGCCGCGGGCCTCCACGGTGGGATCTGCGCGCGGCCGGTGGGCAGCCCTCGACCCGGGGCGCGTCCACAGCGCCCACCCGCGGCCCCCAAACACCTCGAGAGCAGATCTTAGGGGTTAACCAGGCACCGACCTGAGGCGCCCTGCAGCTGCCGAAAGCTCGACCGGAAACCTAGAACATGGGACCCAATTCATCGGTTTTCCTCGTCCatacatgcatccatccatccctgcATGCGTACATGCATGCAATACAAATCCCGGGACGCCGGCACGGAGAGCTGCGCCTCGCCCTTGCTGCGGGCTGAGAGCGGGTACCCCCCTTCCAGCTCTTCCTCCTCCCGCGCAGCCCCGGCCCCCTCCCCGAAGGAAGAACAGCTCAATTACGAACAGGAGCCAAGGAACGAAATCCCAGGCTCAGAGGCGCCCGCCGTTGCTCCTCTGTTCCCGGTCCCTGTAGTGCAGTCCCCACCCCCACCGTCCCCAGCTCGGGGAGGGCGGGGACGCGGCGGTGCGAGGGGTCCTGCCCTGCTCCGCCGGAACAAAGCCCGCCGCAGGAGCCCGCGGCCGCGCACCGAATCAGTGACAAAGGCAAGCGGGCGGCGCCGAGCTCCAAGCCGGCGCTCCTACGGCTTGGCGGGAAGGAGGCCCAGAAGATGGGGTGCGATTTGCACCCGGATTTTCCTGGGCTGCGGCATCTCGCTCCTGTGTACCCAATGACCTGTTAGGGTGACTCAGCGTTTATCTCTTCGCCTCCCTGCTGCCCCATCTCCTCTCTTGTCCTCTTCTGTCCCCAGTCTCCTTCACCGCTCCCTGCATTTTTTAATCCACCTCACTCCTTGTACCTTACCGGCTTCTCACTTTGCCCTATTTacctctttccctttttctttcccatAGAAAAGCAATGCTAATTCGACTTCTGAAGGCCGCTCTAGATGTTCAAATAACAGTCTGAAAGACCTTGCTGGGCAGTGCTCAGAGAGAAAAGGGGAGTAATGGgatccttttaattttattatgcaAACTGTgccctaaataaaataaaacgccGTTAGAATGGGATCTAAGGAAGCCGAGCTTAGCCCTGGGGCCCCCAAAATCGCCGGAGATTCGGGAGAAGTCGCTTCTCGTGCCCACAAATCACAGGAATGGCGGGGGCGGGGGTGAGAGGAGGACCCCGCCGCTGTGGAATGGGGACCTCAGCGCTGGAGACTCCAAAGCAAACCTTTCTGGGAAAAGTTCTCATCTTACTTTCTAACCCAGAAAAGAAATTGCTTGCCAGACCCCTCCAATATAATCATAGTATTTTCGAATTTAGGATACTTTAACAGTTAGTGTTTTTCCAAGTGAagttttacttgtttgtttttgtgatgtGAATTAAAAAGTGAAGGGAACGCAGCCATTTGAACAATATATGCCTGGACTTCTAGAGGCTCTTTGCACCCTGATTTAATACTAAATTAACATTTGACGTGTATTAAATGGCACTGTAAGCCTGAGCTCCTTCCCTTGGGCTTCATTGAGTAACCAGGCTCCCTACCGAAATTTTGGGGAGAGAGGTGAGCGTTCAAAGCAACATCAGACAAGTAACTTTTAACTTGAGACTAACAAACTCCAAGCTGCCTGAAGCTACAGTGAGCAAGGTCACTTAGCTCCACCACTAAAGTGTCTGACCAGATATGTTTGTGCTGAAAGTGTATCACTGCAAACCATGGTATTTGTAGTATCAAATATCAACGAATACATTCGGCACCgtatttttaaagtgaacaaCAATAAACACACTTTCTTGAAAACACCCCTGAGGCTGGCCATCCAGGGCAGGCACTGGGGTGTCTTAGGGCGGACGGGGGGAAGGAGCGATATAGTGAACTGGGTGTTTCAGCATTCACTGGAGAGAAGAGACCACAGAAGCACAGTTTGAGGGGAATGCCGAAAAGAGCAGCCGTCAGCCTGACGTGCTGCATCTGCACCCAGCTTCTCAGACAATAGCTAAGttcaaatgtcaaaaaaaaatctaataataataataataataacagaggCGCCAAACTGCAAGAATTGTTTTCTGGGATGTATGCCGCATGAATCTCTTTTCCACCTCCAGACTACCCTGTTCCGACCCAGAAAGGCGATGCTGTATAATAATGTATGAGGAATGTTTGGCGTAAGGAGTGTCCTCAAGACTGAGAGAGCTGTTTGTTCAGTTCTGTTAGGACCACCACAACCTCAAAGAATCAAACCGTTTTTCTGATAAAGCTGAATTAATATTTCTGGGCGTTGTttttacacacatacaaatacacacaaaaccCACCAAGCTGACCTTGGAATATTTTTCTAGCTAAGAAATGACCAAATTTTGTTAatgaatcatcatcatcatcatcatcatcatctctggTCAATCAGCCTGGCTCTATGTTACCTAGCCCTGTGAATTTAAATTTGAAGAAGAGCATTGCACTcagtggggaggcagggagggtggtGAGGGGGCAGGCAGGAACAGTCCATCACACTGTGTCAGCTCCAGCTTCCCTGGCAATTGGTAGCTTTCATTACCAGACTTGTCAGGTGCACGCCTGCATGCAGCTCGAATGGGCAAACTGTTGGAAATGGGTTGTTTCAAAAGCATTCACTGGATTACCAACTTACTGTGCTTTCTTAGTTTATTTCCCATAATCTGAAATGCCCTGTAGTTTAAAGCTGTCCTATAAGTATCAGAAAGAAAGCTTCTTGCTTTCGGGTGAGAAATCATAATGTCTTTGAATGTATTACTCTTTGAAACCATCTAAAAACCTATGTACTTGCTCCTTTCCTGCAGATCAGACAAATCAGTTATCAAAATGATACAAAGAATTAGGGGAAGAAACACTTCAAAAAACTTAGGAAGACCAAGAAACAACTCATCCACTGCCAAGACGACAAATACTTTTTTCCACCCAAAAGCTACCGTGGAAGAGCTGTCCCCTTTGTATATAACACAGAGTATGGGTTGAGAGTATgcttaacattttaatttgtaaatgcTAATGGCAAATGTGCTTCTGAACTGCAGCGATACCAGAGCACCTTATCATTctcaaatggaaacaaatgagtAAATACCCACTTTGTGTTTTGTACTTTTGACCCAGGTAATGTTCTTCATTCTCTCATTTGGCAAAAGCAATTTTGCCATCCCCAACAATTAAAAGTCTGTAGCTTTGCCCAGCACTTTGAATCTTAATTCATACCCAGCTTGATCGCTTCCACCCCCAAATCATTATAAAATGCTAAAGCCATCTCTATAATATGTCAGTTCTTGTCAAATTAACTTGTTGCTCTACCcagatttcttattttctgtttcctttacaTTAAGGAACCTAGGACTATAGATATCGTGAGGGGCAagcattttatcttttctgtttattgtttaattacattttcaaaaaaagaaaagtaagtagCAGCAAGACAGTAACAATCACAGATCTTATGAAAAGTGGCACACAAAAATTAtgctctaaatatatataatgattgCCTCACCAGTGTTTTTTGCAGAATGTCAGGCTGATTTGAAAAGTTTCCTTTctccttaataatttttaaatgcattcagCAGCCCTGGGCATGCAAAGTAAGCTAGAGCTTTAAGACATTTGCCCACTTCATGTGGATCTGCCCCAGAAGTCTTTTGTCTGAAATGTCCCAAAAGCCAAAGAGAAAGCAATGTTTGGGCTCAAGTTACAATTTTCTCAATTCTCCCTGTTTTATTAGTGCGAACCTGAGAGTACCTTTCCTGACTCTAAATGTGAGAGCTTGGGGTGAAAATCACAGATTAAAATGTGTTTGAGTGTGCCCCTTTTGCTTACACTGTTCCCAGAATCTCTTGACCCTCCTAGAAAACACACCACTTAAATCCAAACTCTGACTTACTAAAGTTAGTGTCAAAGAAAAACTTCTTCCTCATTGGAACCTGGTTGACTTGGAGCTGGGTTAGAAAGAATAAGGTGTCTTTTCCTCTCTTGCATAGGAACATGAGAGCGATCACGTAATGTGGCCCTTACTAACAGGCTCTGTGACACATTCACAGGTGTGTTCGGCTACTGAACCGTGGAAGCCAGCTTCTCACTTCCAGTCACTCCGGGCTTCCCTTTCCTAGTCACGCTCTCTGAATCTCCTTGGGAAAATTCTTAATGACAAACTGACTAATTCTGAACCAGTCAGGATCTACCCTTCACTGCTTTAGGAAGTTTTCCACTATCTTTTTCGTCCTTTACCACAATAAAGTTTAGTCTTCATTGGCAGTATGTAAATATCTTTGAGGCAGAAACCTTGTGGCTCTATTGAAACTTTTCTTCAACTGGGTTAAGTAATGCACTAAAAAGTTTCAAGCCCACAGTTATCTCTAACCCgtggctattttgtattttcttttctctgccaaGCCTTTCAAGGATAAATCCAAAATCTTTCTAAAACCATAAGTGGTAACAAGAATGAAAGTAGCCACTAAATATCAAATGGAGTAAAAGTGATCCTGGGCCAGCGGACTAAATCTCTAGGACCCAGAGATGCATTTAGAAGTCAAAGCATGTATCAGGTTGAAGAACTTTCATTATTTAAACAGATCATACCCTAGGAtgcatttcattttcttgactgttaaaacaacaacaacaaaaaaccctgaaaGGTAGCTTCTTAAGTAGCCTATTAAATCCCCTtagtaataattttcaaaaactatTCTTGCTTTCACATCTCATTTCTGTTTTCCAGCCCAGAATACACTTCACTGAAATGGAGGAATAGTTTTTGAACTATATTTCTTTCTGGGCCATTTCACAGACATGGGcgggtgggggatggggaagtcattgtcttcatattttaaaatcctgtGTTATGCAATGAATTCACTCCTCATTGTGAATATGCATGGAAAGGTAGCGGTATTTGTTCCTTTGGCAAGtttggaagagcagatttgcttTTGAAACAGCTACATTTTACTCAGCACTCGCTAAGACGAGTCAGTGCGCCCCCTGCTGACAAGTCAATAGTGCTACTCCTGAGCAAAGTTTATTTTGTTCAGTAAACCGTGTCATATAAAATTAACAACAGCCAATAAAATTAGCTTATATGTTTCAACTGTAAAagtccaaaacaaaataaagctagTTTTAGTGGCACTAGAAATCTCTAGTTTGGCTTCTTCTCTTTGGCTGAACCAAGGTCCTTTTATCTAAAGCCCAGTGCACAAACATATAGCTTAATGTGACTAGtgttcttccttttatttctttctctatggcAACCAATATGCTCTGCTCAGAAATGTTCCCCATCAAGGAAACAAATGATCTTCAGGGAGCAGCTCTATATGGCATCTGGTCCAATGGAGCACACAGAGTTAACCCCAGTCAAAAGCAACGCTGCCAAGCACGTAAACAAGGAGTGGAAAACTGGCGATCCTGAGCCCCCTCCCCAACTGAAACCTCTTCCTCTCTCGTTACAAACCGTTTCACTGATTTGGCATCAACTGTTTCCAAATAAATTACCAATTCTAAATTGCAAGGTGTTCTGTGTAAAAAAGTGCAATAAAATTCCAGCCATTGGATTCTCCCCCCTCACCATCACAGACGCAGCTTCCcttaaaagaacaaaaccaagaagcttttaaaattttctccggCCTATTTCACTAAGGTAAGGCACTCAAATGGGCCTGGACTTGGCCTAGCTATGTCCTCCGGCCATGTTTATCTAATTAACTGCACCTAGCAATAACTGCACCCTCAATTTTTACAAAACCCAGGAACAGTAGCAAGGAGGGGACAAGTGAGGCtgtcaaaaatagaaaacaaagtgaAATCCAGTCTGCGATGCTAAAGCTCCAGCTTCCTTTGGGAATGAAGTGTAGGGATGTCCTGGTTAGTTTTGATTGATCACCCTCTTTCTGATGGGCTTTCACTACCGAGCTGGGAGGCTGCAGCTCCCCGCCTGCTCCCCAGACACAGCATTAACCAGGGGTGCCCTGACTTCCTGCCtcgcttcctcctcctccagctctcCGCCTTCCCTTTGCCAAGTCCCCCTCCTCACTCCATCCTCCTGCTCCCAGCATGCGTCCCCCCACCCCAATCCAGGCAGGCACACACAATTCAGGACATCACCACTGGCTACAGAAATAGGGTTTCTTCCCCTCTAGTCCTGATTctctggcaaaaataaaaaatcccaatcaagaaatatttatatactgCATGCTTAATAATCACTTCTTTTCCAGggcttcttccccctcctcccaccccaccttcaCGATCAACAATTACAATGAATAGCATTTTCCCCCCACCCCTCCAGAGTAAAGTGGCTTTTGCTGTGTGGGGCTTTGGACTGAGTCCAtctttttatgtaatattttagcaGGGTTGGATTTTTTTAACTCCCCCCCAACacatcttcccttccttccttccttcaaacAGTTGCTCTGTGAACCCTCTCTTGTCCCAAGCAATGAAAATAAGCTCCCAAACCTAcaagaacataaataaataagccaaaaaggaggggaaaaagaagaggaaagcagggaaagaaaatgaaaaaacactTACCGAGCAAACttccagggttaggtttttaaataaaaggtgttttttaattttttttcaaataaggtgactgggttgggggtggaggggaaggcatATTCTCAACTCTCCAGCACCGATGCGTCCTTAGCCTTCCCTTCACACTGACGCCTCGAAGCCCAGCTCTCCACTAGTCTATTATTTTcaccaaaatatatgaaaatgtatgCAAATGAAAATCAGCACTAACTGTTCTCCCCTTGTTAtatactttggattttttttttccagacaaaaCAATCACACTCGCAAAGGGAGGGGGCGGATGGGGTGGGGCAGCGTGGAGGGGGGAGAGAGGCCGGGGAGCGATTCGAGAATTAAGTACGACGAAAGGGGGGGAGGAAGAAGGGGACAGACCTCTGAACAGAAGTGTATTTCTGTTATCGAGGAGCACAACGTTTTGGGGGGCTTCCCATACGCGCACACACACCctcttgaaaagaaagaaagtggatcTGTTTGCAGAGGCGCTATCACGTTTCATCAGGCCACCTGAGACTGCTTTTGAAAGCGTGTACTGTGAAATTCATAGCAGTAATTTAGACAAAATCCTCACTGTATATTAATGAAAGGCGGCCCCATGGCTCTGTTCCTATCCTCCCCATTCAGTGTAAACAAAACCACGAGACTCTCTCGGTTTTTGAGCCGGATCCAAGCAAAATCGGCAGGAAAGGAAAACACGGGGTGCTGGCACCGACTATTCAAACGTCTGCACCTGGAGATCTCAGATTTATTCAATGAAATCTGTGTtccatcttttatatatatacatatacgcacACGTAAATATAAAAAGCAACCTTTGGGGGCCGCAGAGGAAAAAAATCCGTTCTTTTGGGGTTTGGTTACCACCGCCTTTGGTATCTATACCTTGGCAATAATGGCTTTGCTAAAACCTACCTACGATGGTATCTCACCCGGCAAGCAGGAGCTGGACAAGAGCCTACATAAATTCTACGCGTCTAGTGTTAATCTTGAGATCACACGGGGGCTGCCTGGCTGCGGCTGGGCAGGAGAACTCCTGCTTTCACTGAGTTCACTTAACTGCGCTCGGCAGAGGCACGATACAGCGGGAGAGAAAGGCAGGCCCGTTCACATTTTAATCGGAGCGCACCGGCGACCGCTCCTCGGCTGCGTCCTGGGCTGCCGCTCGGGCTCGGGACTGCCAGATGCAGGCTCTGGCTGGGGGCGGCGGGCGCAAGGCGGGCGCACCCACAGCTAGGGGTGCGGGGTGCACGCACACGCACGCTCATTAAGAGCcatgtatttattgaatgtccGAGTTGGGTTAGTTCATTGGAAATCCCCGAGGAGGGCTCAATTTGCCCTTGTTTTCGTtgccactttctcttttttcttggttcGCTGAGGTTCCTCTGTGCAGCGTTTCCGCTTGGCcgcgtccccccaccccaccccaccccacccccgcttCTCTCGCCTACCGGGTGCACTCCCCCTCCCATCCCCCTTAACTCTTTCAGCTGGGTTAGAGCTGAGAAAGCATTTGTCGCCGCCAGCCCCATCCACCACGCAAATCCATCtgagacagaaaggaaagaaaaaaaagcaccaccatgcctaagaATAGAGAGCGAGCAAACCCCCCCACCgctaataacacacacacacacacacacacacacacacacacacacacgaggaaGCGGTGGAGCAGAGAAGGGCGCGGCTAGCCGATCCCGGTTCTTTCGCCCGGCTCCTGCTGCCACGGGAATTCCTAAAGCCATTGGGGTCGAATACACTTACGATGAATCTATGGGGGAAGGTCGGACTGATTGCTTTTCAAATACATCGCACGGCTCCGCTGACCGGCACCCTCCAAACTCACAAGGGCACGCACGCTACTTGCACGAATcccagaggagggaggagggaggaagggagggagagcgaaggagggagagagggggtggAGGAGCCAGGGAGCGGCGGCAGCGAGCGGTCCGTCTCGCACGCGCGGGCACCGCGCTGGTCCTGGGCTGCAGGTTTCCCAGATGATGGCATCCGAGAACTTAAACAAAGGGGGCTGCCGCCGGCGCGCAGCGGCTGCGGAAAGTTGCGGTGGCGGATTTTCAAGGAGCGTGGCCACGACCAGAGCTCTTGGCGATGCGAGCCCCCGCTTCCCACCCCCGCCGATCAGAGAAGGGGGCCGGCTGGTGAAGGGAAGAGGAAACTTTGAAACCACTGGGGACACATCTGTCTATAGGTATTAGCTTGAATGGTACATCCGTGCCGCGCGCTTTACAAATCTCTGGCGGGGCGGGGGTAAGGGGGTGAGCAACCCGACGCGTACTAGGTGGGGTGGGCAGGTTGCTATTTTTCATGTTTCCCCCTTCGTTTTCCTTCTGATTCTCTTCCCCCCTctcgtccctccctcccttttatcTCCCCTTTCTTCCCCCCGCCCAGACCTATTGCGAACGCACAGAGCCGCCGAGGGAACGCCAACGTCTGGGCCGGACACTAAGAGTTAAGATGTGGCGGAGGGGGcggcgggggaggggcggggaggggaaaGTGGTGagggggagggaggctgggggacGACAGATTTCCAGCTTCTACGACGCTCTGCCTAAATTAAAAAGCAACCAATCGGAACGGCCGGAAGGGGGGCCTCGCGTCCTGAGCCAGTCATTCCGAGCCTGCCAATCACCCAGCGGGTAGCCAATCAGCGGGGGCCCTGGTGCTCGACTTCCTTGTATTTGGgaaagtgtggtggtgggtgcgcGCTCGCGGCGGAGGGTAAACATTCGACAGTCCCCGCTCtgagagggagggacagagagcGAACTGTCAGATCGGAGCGAGAGCGGGCGCccgagagagggagagagagcgagggagggagaggaaaagtgagagagggaaagagagcgCGAACGAGGGCGCAGAGCGAGCTCCTGCTGCAACTCTGCTCCAGCACGGCCAGCGCCAGCGCCCGCCGTCGGTGCACTCTACGAGCCGTGCAGCGTGCCCACTGGAGTTGTTGTGTATCAAGGATCGATCCcctatatgcacacacacacctccacctccaccaatgcactcttcttcctcctccttctccagacaactgctgggaaaaaaataaaacaccaacCCCAACCGTCAGCAACAAGGTAACAGAGCGATTCgacatcattttttttcctgttcaatTTTTTCCTTGTTATATTTGTTTCCTAATTTCTGCCCAAAAGGAAAGATGTCGCATCAGACTGTGACTGTTGCGAGGAGAATGAAAAAGGACTCTTGTTTCAGAGGCAACCAAGAGCTCCGGCAATAGCAACTTCAGAGAAATGCACCATCGCAAGAAGTTTTCCTAGGACAGAACAAAACTTGAAACGAGAGGACCAGAGGGGGAGAGCAGGAGCCAGCCTCCCCTCTCCGCACTCGCGAGCAGCCAGCAGCACCACGCCTTCAAGGACGAAAAAGTTTTACTACTCTAAGGGAAAACGAGTGAAATGTGTTcctgaggaggagaggagaggagaggagagagcggACAAGAGAAGGAGCGGGCCAGTTGCTGGTCATCCGTAATTTGGCTAAGGAAGAAAGGAGCAGCTTATTTCTTTGTTATCTCCCGTGAAACCTTCACTTAGCAGGTGGACGGAGCCCCGCGACCGGGCAGAGTCCGGGCTCGCCCGAGGACAGGAGGAGGAGCGGGAGCCCGCGCGTCCCGGGAGAGCGCCCCGAGTGCAGGTCCCCGCCCCGCCCGGCGAGCCCCGCTGGAGCGAGCCCAGCGCGCCGGGGCTGGGGGGCGGCCACGACCCCCCCTGAAGGGGGTGGCCACGGAGCGCACCCCGAGAAGCGAGCCCCCCTCCCCAGAGCGCTGCTCctgcggctgctgctgctgctggtgaccAAGGCCGGCCGGCGACCCCCGCGCCCTGCCGAGCGGCCTTGCAGCTGCAGCCGggggccgcggcggcggcggcggcggcgggggcggagGCGGCGGCGGAGGAGGAGGCGGCGAAGGCGGCGGGGCCGGCGGGGgcccggggcgggggcggggaagGAGGGGGGGAGGAGGCGGGAGGCGGggggcgcggcggcggcggcggcggcggcggccgcggctgctgctgcggcggcggcggtggtggCGGCGGTGGGGTGGCGGGAGCGGAGCGGCATGGCCACGGCGGCTTCTAACCCCTACCTGCCGGGGAACAGCCTGCTCGCGGCCGGCTCTATTGTGCACTCGGACGCGGCAGGGGCCGGCGGCGGCgggggtggcggcggcggcggcggcgggggcggcgcagggggcgggggcggcggcaTGCAGCCGGGCAGCGCCGCCGTGACCTCGGGCGCCTACCGTGGGGACCCGTCCTCTGTCAAGATGGTCCAGAGCGACTTCATGCAGGGGGCCATGGCCGCCAGCAACGGCGGCCATATGCTGAGCCACGCGCACCAGTGGGTCACAGCCCTGCCccacgccgccgccgccgccgccgctgccgccgccgccgccgtggAGGCGAGCTCGCCGTGGTCGGGCAGCGCCGTGGGCATGGCTGGCAGCCCCCAGCAGCcaccgcagccgccgccgccaccgccgcagGGCCCCGACGTGAAGGGCGGCGCCGGGCGCGACGACCTGCACGCGGGCACAGCGCTGCACCACCGCGGGCCGCCGCACCTCGGACCCCCGCCGCCGCCCCCACACCAGGGCCACCCTGGGGGCTGGGGGGCGGCCGCCGCTGCCGCAGCCgcagccgcagccgccgccgccgccgcgcacCTCCCGTCCATGGCCGGGGGCCAGCAGCCGCCGCCGCAGAGTCTGCTCTACTCGCAGCCCGGAGGCTTCACGGTGAACGGCATGCTGAGCGCGCCACCGGggcccggcggcggcggcggcggcgcgggcggTGGAGCCCAGAGCTTGGTGCACCCGGGGCTGGTGCGCGGGGACACGCCAGAGCTGGCCgagcaccatcaccaccaccaccaccacgcgcACCCTCACCCGCCGCACCCGCACCACGCGCAGGGACCCCCGCAccacggcggcggcggcggcggcgcggggccTGGACTCAACAGCCACGACCCGCACTCGGACGAGGACACGCCGACGTCGGACGACCTGGAGCAGTTCGCCAAGCAATTCAAGCAGCGGCGCATCAAGCTGGGCTTCACGCAGGCCGACGTGGGGTTGGCGCTGGGCACACTCTACGGCAATGTGTTCTCGCAGACCACCATCTGCCGCTTCGAGGCCCTGCAGCTGAGCTTCAAGAACATGTGCAAGCTCAAGCCGCTGCTGAACAAGTGGCTGGAGGAGGCGGACTCAAGCACCGGCAGCCCCACAAGCATCGACAAGATCGCGGCGCAGGGCCGCAAGCGCAAGAAGCGGACCTCTATCGAGGTGAGCGTCAAGGGCGCGCTGGAGAGCCACTTCCTCAAGTGCCCCAAGCCCTCCGCGCAGGAGATCACCAACCTGGCCGACAGCCTGCAGCTCGAGAAGGAGGTGGTGCGGGTCTGGTTCTGCAATCGGCGCCAAAAGGAGAAGCGCATGACGCCGCCCGGGATCCAACAGCAGACGCCCGACGACGTCTACTCGCAGGTGGGCACCGTGA
The genomic region above belongs to Gorilla gorilla gorilla isolate KB3781 chromosome 12, NHGRI_mGorGor1-v2.1_pri, whole genome shotgun sequence and contains:
- the POU3F3 gene encoding POU domain, class 3, transcription factor 3; the encoded protein is MATAASNPYLPGNSLLAAGSIVHSDAAGAGGGGGGGGGGGGGGAGGGGGGMQPGSAAVTSGAYRGDPSSVKMVQSDFMQGAMAASNGGHMLSHAHQWVTALPHAAAAAAAAAAAAVEASSPWSGSAVGMAGSPQQPPQPPPPPPQGPDVKGGAGRDDLHAGTALHHRGPPHLGPPPPPPHQGHPGGWGAAAAAAAAAAAAAAAAHLPSMAGGQQPPPQSLLYSQPGGFTVNGMLSAPPGPGGGGGGAGGGAQSLVHPGLVRGDTPELAEHHHHHHHHAHPHPPHPHHAQGPPHHGGGGGGAGPGLNSHDPHSDEDTPTSDDLEQFAKQFKQRRIKLGFTQADVGLALGTLYGNVFSQTTICRFEALQLSFKNMCKLKPLLNKWLEEADSSTGSPTSIDKIAAQGRKRKKRTSIEVSVKGALESHFLKCPKPSAQEITNLADSLQLEKEVVRVWFCNRRQKEKRMTPPGIQQQTPDDVYSQVGTVSADTPPPHHGLQTSVQ